A genomic window from Carassius auratus strain Wakin chromosome 45, ASM336829v1, whole genome shotgun sequence includes:
- the LOC113063001 gene encoding protein FAM84A-like — MGNQLDRITHLNYSELPTGDPSGIEKDELRVGVAYFFSDEEEELDDRSQSDSFKDNNSPSKDGPVALNEVEYSAFCCQECIYSKLRENEDLKVYSVKTLLTMCKPGDLLELVANAQPPHWVIFEREDQVIHLYKGEIRKDSLFEISCGRQGRIVNNRYRYRPLPADLVMQNASGHVGLTSSEICWTNSESFAAWCRFGKREFKAGGEAHSVEQRYFLKVHLSESTAHTLMFRSLEEMIRERRRVDASGILKELSLVTGKE, encoded by the coding sequence ATGGGAAACCAACTGGACCGGATCACCCACCTGAACTACAGCGAGCTACCCACCGGGGATCCATCGGGCATCGAGAAGGACGAGTTGCGTGTTGGCGTGGCGTATTTCTTTTCCGATGAGGAGGAAGAGCTGGACGATCGATCGCAGTCGGACAGCTTTAAAGACAACAACAGCCCGAGCAAAGACGGCCCGGTTGCGCTCAATGAGGTCGAGTACTCGGCGTTCTGCTGCCAGGAATGTATATACTCCAAACTGCGAGAGAACGAGGACCTGAAGGTTTATTCGGTGAAAACTTTATTGACCATGTGCAAACCCGGGGATCTACTGGAGTTAGTGGCCAACGCACAACCCCCGCACTGGGTGATCTTTGAACGGGAGGACCAGGTTATTCACCTCTACAAGGGGGAGATCCGCAAGGACAGCTTGTTTGAGATCAGCTGCGGTCGGCAGGGCAGGATAGTGAACAATAGGTATCGCTACCGACCGCTGCCGGCTGATTTGGTGATGCAGAACGCGAGCGGGCACGTGGGGCTCACTAGCAGCGAGATTTGCTGGACGAACTCCGAAAGTTTCGCCGCCTGGTGCCGTTTCGGCAAGCGGGAGTTTAAAGCGGGCGGGGAGGCGCACTCGGTCGAGCAGCGCTATTTTCTGAAAGTGCACCTGTCCGAGAGCACCGCGCACACGCTCATGTTCCGCAGCCTGGAGGAAATGATACGCGAGAGACGGCGCGTGGACGCCAGTGGCATTCTGAAGGAGCTGTCGCTGGTGACCGGGAAGGAATGA